One Mesorhizobium sp. J428 DNA segment encodes these proteins:
- a CDS encoding ATP-binding cassette domain-containing protein yields the protein MSAGSVLSVRNGHKRFGAVHALKGVSLDAYRGEVLALLGDNGAGKSTLVRGISGVHTLDEGEIRLDGDLASLSTPALARSAGIETVYQDLALFDNLTPAQNFYCGRELAFPKWLPRGLRFLRAREMDREAASVIDRLKVRLPRSDAPVALMSGGQRQAIAVARATVFARKVVILDEPTAALGVRESRKVLDLVRQLRDEGNAVILITHNMEQVIDLADRAVVLRQGRKMGELKPDRANQQELVSLIVGAEA from the coding sequence ATGAGCGCCGGTTCGGTTCTCTCGGTCCGCAACGGCCATAAGCGCTTCGGCGCGGTCCACGCTTTGAAGGGCGTCAGCCTGGACGCGTATCGCGGCGAGGTTCTGGCGCTTCTGGGCGACAACGGCGCCGGCAAATCCACCCTCGTGCGCGGCATCAGCGGCGTGCACACGCTGGACGAAGGCGAGATCCGCCTCGACGGAGACCTAGCATCCCTGTCGACGCCCGCGCTTGCACGAAGCGCCGGCATCGAGACCGTCTACCAGGACCTCGCACTGTTCGACAACCTGACGCCCGCGCAGAACTTCTACTGCGGCCGCGAGCTGGCATTTCCGAAGTGGTTGCCGCGCGGCCTGCGCTTCCTGCGTGCCCGCGAGATGGATCGGGAGGCAGCCTCGGTCATCGATCGGCTGAAGGTCAGACTGCCCAGGTCCGACGCCCCGGTGGCGCTGATGTCGGGCGGTCAGCGGCAGGCGATCGCCGTGGCGCGCGCGACGGTCTTCGCCCGCAAGGTCGTTATCCTCGACGAGCCGACCGCCGCGCTCGGCGTGCGGGAGTCGCGCAAGGTTCTCGATCTGGTCAGGCAGCTGCGCGACGAAGGCAACGCGGTCATCCTGATCACCCACAACATGGAGCAGGTCATCGACCTCGCGGACCGCGCCGTGGTGCTGCGGCAGGGCCGCAAGATGGGCGAACTGAAACCGGATCGCGCCAACCAGCAGGAACTGGTGTCGCTGATCGTCGGCGCAGAGGCCTGA
- a CDS encoding ABC transporter permease, with the protein MILALLVLAISLLTPNFLKPVNIGNILAQTAVIAIVAMGQQLVILTRGIDLSVGANLALATVIGGLVFRISDSAFLVVLAMLATGTLVGFVNGAVYVFGRLPHPFIITLATLSICRGLALELSINHTTMRGMPEAVNYLGETSSLGVPNSFFVVFGVALLVLVIMKTMVWGRWTYAVGGNPKAAVEMGIPVKWVLVSTYAFAGLCAGIGAVVLSGRTGASSPLYGNLLELDTIAAVIIGGASFLGGRGHLGHALVGALMIGVIRNALNLLNVDVFYQMIAIGLIIVLAVEADVLRNHLEGRARANQARAQ; encoded by the coding sequence CTGATTCTTGCACTGCTCGTGCTGGCCATCAGCCTCCTGACGCCGAACTTTCTCAAGCCGGTCAACATCGGAAACATACTCGCCCAGACGGCCGTCATCGCCATCGTGGCGATGGGACAGCAGCTCGTCATCCTGACGCGTGGCATCGACCTCTCGGTCGGAGCCAATCTCGCGCTGGCGACCGTCATCGGCGGACTGGTCTTCCGCATCTCGGATTCGGCCTTCCTGGTCGTCCTCGCGATGCTGGCGACAGGCACGCTGGTCGGCTTCGTCAACGGCGCGGTCTATGTGTTCGGCCGCCTGCCCCATCCCTTCATCATCACGCTCGCGACGCTCAGCATCTGCAGGGGCCTGGCGCTCGAACTGTCGATCAACCACACGACCATGCGCGGCATGCCCGAGGCGGTGAACTACCTCGGCGAGACGTCGTCGCTTGGCGTGCCCAACTCCTTCTTCGTCGTGTTCGGCGTCGCGCTTCTCGTGCTGGTGATAATGAAGACCATGGTCTGGGGCCGCTGGACCTATGCGGTCGGCGGCAATCCGAAGGCGGCCGTGGAGATGGGCATCCCGGTCAAGTGGGTGCTGGTCTCGACCTATGCCTTTGCCGGCCTCTGCGCCGGCATCGGCGCCGTCGTCCTGTCCGGCCGCACGGGTGCCAGTTCGCCGCTCTATGGCAACCTGCTCGAGCTCGACACGATCGCAGCGGTCATCATCGGAGGCGCCTCCTTCCTCGGCGGGCGTGGCCATCTCGGCCATGCGCTGGTCGGCGCGCTGATGATCGGCGTCATCCGCAACGCTCTGAACCTGCTCAATGTCGACGTCTTCTACCAGATGATCGCCATCGGGCTGATCATCGTGCTCGCCGTCGAGGCGGACGTCTTGCGCAACCATCTCGAGGGGCGTGCGCGGGCGAACCAGGCGAGGGCCCAATGA
- a CDS encoding GntR family transcriptional regulator, with protein sequence MKTDTVFKRAFNDAIDLMSRLEDGEPLPSENTLSIRLGVSRTTVRKVIASLKASGVISGAGRERNVHPASEAMHRFPQDETVPMAAQVEERFMEWLLRDNARPGTAINELDLARKFGVATTGIREFLNGFQRFGLIEKRPNAGWVFKGFTASFALELFEIREMFELRSARALAALPESSQHWRQLEALRQEHLALLAEIETRYHDFSDLDSRFHRLISTAAPNRFIDSFYDIITVIFHYHYQWNKHDERQRNEVAVREHLTYIEALFSRNISMVELACRAHLASARDTLLRSTSSQELLGRGSP encoded by the coding sequence TTGAAGACGGACACCGTGTTCAAGCGCGCGTTCAACGACGCCATCGACCTCATGTCGCGCCTGGAGGACGGCGAGCCGCTGCCGTCGGAGAACACGCTGAGCATCCGCCTTGGGGTCAGCCGCACGACCGTGCGCAAGGTCATCGCATCGCTTAAGGCCAGCGGGGTGATCTCCGGCGCCGGACGGGAGCGCAACGTGCATCCCGCGAGCGAGGCGATGCACAGGTTTCCGCAGGACGAGACCGTGCCGATGGCCGCGCAGGTCGAGGAGCGCTTCATGGAATGGCTGCTGCGCGACAATGCGCGGCCGGGCACTGCGATCAACGAGCTCGATCTCGCCCGCAAGTTCGGTGTGGCGACGACCGGCATTCGCGAATTCCTGAACGGCTTCCAGCGCTTCGGGCTGATCGAGAAACGCCCAAATGCCGGATGGGTGTTCAAGGGCTTCACGGCGAGCTTCGCGCTGGAGCTTTTCGAGATCCGCGAGATGTTCGAACTGCGCTCGGCGCGCGCGCTGGCGGCGCTGCCCGAGAGCTCCCAGCACTGGCGCCAACTCGAGGCACTGCGGCAGGAGCATCTGGCGCTGCTCGCCGAGATCGAGACGCGCTACCATGACTTTTCCGATCTCGACAGCCGGTTTCACCGGCTGATCAGCACGGCCGCGCCGAACCGTTTCATCGACTCCTTCTACGACATCATCACGGTGATCTTTCACTACCACTACCAGTGGAACAAGCACGACGAGCGGCAGCGCAACGAGGTCGCGGTCCGGGAGCACCTGACCTATATCGAAGCACTGTTCAGCCGGAACATCAGCATGGTCGAACTGGCATGCAGGGCGCATCTGGCGTCGGCGCGCGACACCCTGCTGCGCTCGACATCCAGCCAGGAGCTGCTTGGCCGCGGTTCACCCTGA
- a CDS encoding ABC transporter permease codes for MSRKDLSLLILIIVVGTVVAIINPRFLSPINLSNTANLIGLFGIFAVAQAFVIISGGIELSVGSIIALLGVLFVDLVAAGTLSPGLVFLVVLALGCLIGLLHGFLVARVGLQPFVVTLCGLLIYRGIARYYTEDATAGFPFGASFPTLEWLVAGRLYGIPHSLIAFLLITLVMGIVLHRSVYGRHLFAVGKSEEAARYSGINTTRVVITAYVICCALTAVAAVFIAMYTRSISPSSHGNFYELYAIAAAVLGGCSLRGGEGSILGVVLGTVLLQVLQNLVNLLGIPSSLNFAVMGSVILIGVLADQQFSKRTAQSG; via the coding sequence ATCAGCCGGAAAGACCTGTCGCTGTTGATCCTCATTATCGTCGTGGGGACGGTGGTGGCGATCATCAATCCGCGCTTCCTGTCGCCGATCAACCTGTCGAACACGGCCAATCTGATCGGCCTATTCGGCATCTTCGCCGTGGCGCAGGCCTTCGTGATCATCTCCGGCGGCATCGAGCTTTCGGTCGGCTCGATCATCGCGCTGCTCGGCGTGCTGTTCGTCGATCTGGTGGCGGCCGGCACGCTTTCACCCGGTCTCGTTTTCCTCGTTGTCCTGGCGCTCGGCTGCCTGATCGGCCTGCTGCACGGTTTCCTCGTCGCCCGGGTCGGGCTGCAGCCCTTCGTCGTGACCTTGTGCGGCCTCCTGATCTATCGCGGCATCGCGCGCTACTACACTGAGGATGCGACGGCGGGCTTCCCCTTCGGCGCCAGTTTCCCCACACTGGAATGGCTGGTCGCGGGGCGGCTTTACGGCATCCCCCACAGCCTTATCGCTTTCCTGTTGATCACCCTCGTAATGGGCATCGTTTTGCACCGTTCCGTCTACGGGCGGCATCTCTTCGCAGTCGGCAAGAGCGAGGAGGCCGCGCGCTACAGCGGCATCAACACCACGCGCGTCGTGATCACGGCCTATGTAATCTGCTGCGCGCTGACGGCCGTCGCGGCGGTGTTCATCGCGATGTACACGCGTTCGATCTCGCCTTCGTCGCACGGCAATTTCTACGAGCTCTACGCGATCGCGGCGGCGGTGCTGGGCGGCTGCTCGCTCAGGGGCGGCGAAGGGTCGATCCTCGGCGTCGTGCTGGGAACGGTGCTGCTGCAGGTGCTGCAGAACCTCGTCAACCTGCTCGGCATACCGAGCTCGCTCAACTTCGCCGTTATGGGTTCGGTGATCCTGATCGGGGTGCTGGCCGATCAGCAGTTCTCGAAACGAACGGCGCAGTCAGGGTGA
- a CDS encoding sugar-binding protein: MRLRFSTVALTLVAALTASTSLAQDKKAMAFVVNGASDFWKLAEAGVKKAQGELPNYDLQFKYPEQAAAAVQQRLMDDLVAAGVSAIMVSAVDPKSSTDALNRVGGQVPLFTTDSDAPDTNRIAYIGSSNVDAGKQAGEIALKALPNGGKCIGFVGLPGADNARERIEGMKATIAGSKVELIDVRGDDIDMTRAKRNVEDALAANPDIDCMVGFYSYNPPRIYEVLKESGKLGQVTVVAFDEDPITLGGVREGTIAGTVVQDPYEWGYQGMKLMAKYLEGDKSVVPENKLIIVPTKMIDKGNVDAFEAELKSRIGG; this comes from the coding sequence ATGAGACTGCGATTTTCAACCGTCGCCCTGACGCTCGTCGCCGCGCTGACGGCATCCACAAGCCTTGCCCAAGACAAGAAGGCGATGGCCTTCGTCGTCAACGGCGCGTCCGACTTCTGGAAGCTCGCGGAAGCGGGCGTGAAGAAGGCACAGGGCGAATTGCCGAACTACGACCTGCAGTTCAAATATCCCGAACAGGCGGCGGCCGCGGTGCAGCAGCGGCTGATGGACGACCTGGTGGCCGCAGGCGTCTCGGCGATCATGGTCAGCGCCGTCGATCCGAAGTCCTCGACAGATGCGCTCAACCGGGTCGGCGGCCAGGTGCCGCTGTTCACGACTGACTCGGACGCGCCCGACACCAACCGCATCGCCTATATCGGCTCGTCCAACGTGGATGCCGGCAAGCAGGCGGGCGAGATCGCGCTGAAGGCGCTGCCGAACGGCGGCAAGTGCATCGGCTTCGTTGGCCTGCCCGGCGCCGACAATGCGCGCGAGCGCATCGAAGGCATGAAGGCGACGATCGCAGGCTCGAAGGTCGAGCTGATCGACGTGCGCGGCGACGACATCGACATGACGCGCGCCAAGCGCAATGTCGAGGATGCGCTCGCCGCCAATCCCGACATCGACTGCATGGTCGGCTTCTATTCCTACAATCCGCCGCGCATCTATGAAGTGCTGAAGGAGTCCGGCAAGCTCGGCCAGGTAACGGTCGTGGCCTTCGACGAGGACCCGATCACCCTCGGCGGCGTCAGGGAAGGCACCATCGCCGGCACGGTCGTGCAGGACCCTTATGAATGGGGCTACCAGGGCATGAAGCTGATGGCGAAGTATCTCGAGGGCGACAAATCGGTCGTTCCCGAGAACAAGCTGATCATCGTGCCGACGAAGATGATCGACAAAGGTAATGTCGACGCGTTCGAGGCGGAGCTGAAGTCGCGCATCGGCGGCTGA
- a CDS encoding substrate-binding domain-containing protein produces the protein MRKTMLLAAVAVLAMTTGQAITQEKKTLAVVVKGLDNPFFTVLGNGCAKWNENNPTSEYTCLYTGPALSSDEAGEVQLVADLIARPDVAGIAISPSNAPAMAAMLKEKAPTIPIMTIDADLLPEDAALRKTYLGTYNYDMGVKMAGHLKTLKPEGGTVCLQLGNVAAANINERAAGFRDTVSGAKGTERLKGEGGWTEIDGCPLYTNDDIPTANQQLADVTGANADLDAFILVGGWAQFGPEAYAATTTALEPRLKSKDLVIIAGDTLPPQMDALKAGHSHVQVGQRPFEMGLRAPDVLIQLIKGEKVEDPMFTGLDECTQETAATCIGG, from the coding sequence ATGAGAAAAACAATGCTTCTGGCCGCGGTCGCGGTCCTTGCCATGACCACCGGTCAGGCCATCACGCAGGAGAAGAAGACGTTGGCCGTGGTGGTCAAGGGTCTCGACAATCCGTTCTTCACCGTGCTCGGCAATGGCTGCGCCAAGTGGAACGAGAACAACCCGACGTCTGAATACACATGTCTCTATACCGGCCCGGCGCTGTCGTCGGACGAGGCGGGCGAAGTGCAGCTCGTCGCCGACCTGATCGCCCGACCGGACGTGGCCGGCATCGCGATCTCGCCGTCGAATGCGCCCGCCATGGCCGCCATGCTGAAGGAGAAGGCTCCGACGATCCCGATCATGACGATCGACGCCGACCTGCTTCCCGAAGACGCAGCGCTGCGCAAGACCTATCTCGGCACCTACAACTACGACATGGGCGTCAAGATGGCCGGCCACCTGAAGACCCTGAAGCCCGAGGGCGGCACGGTCTGCCTGCAGCTCGGCAACGTCGCGGCCGCCAACATCAACGAGCGCGCCGCGGGCTTCCGCGACACCGTCAGCGGCGCAAAGGGCACCGAACGCCTGAAGGGCGAGGGCGGCTGGACCGAGATCGACGGCTGTCCGCTCTACACCAACGACGACATCCCGACAGCGAACCAGCAGCTTGCCGACGTGACCGGCGCCAATGCCGATCTCGACGCCTTCATCCTGGTCGGCGGCTGGGCCCAGTTCGGCCCCGAAGCCTACGCCGCGACCACGACCGCGCTGGAGCCGCGGCTCAAGAGCAAGGACCTCGTCATTATCGCCGGCGACACGCTGCCGCCGCAGATGGACGCGCTCAAGGCCGGGCACAGCCATGTGCAGGTCGGCCAGCGGCCGTTCGAGATGGGCCTGCGCGCGCCCGACGTGCTGATCCAGCTCATCAAGGGCGAGAAGGTCGAGGATCCGATGTTCACCGGTCTCGACGAATGCACGCAGGAGACCGCCGCCACCTGCATCGGCGGCTGA
- a CDS encoding NAD(P)-dependent oxidoreductase has protein sequence MLILVTGATGKVGRAFISRLRREVPAPAIRALCHNRRLTEEDGLSVVVGSISDRTVCREAMRGVTHVVHLATCKETPDEVMDVTVKGLFWLLEEFRQSPDAERFVLIGGDAAVGHFFHRHPAPITEDAPHMAYPGCYALSKVIEEVMVEQYGIQYGIDWCCLRAPWIMEKDDFRYSLSFGDDVFGGPDWKTLVPPDVAERSLREGAVPLLQEADGTPLKRNFVHVDDLVEAIVLALTAPVARQRLYNIAMDEPVDYGAVAAHLAETRGLPATPIRASYVSNWLDNSRAKAELGWRPAYDLRRLIDSAWDYVRPAEEPRRVWYPG, from the coding sequence ATGCTGATCCTGGTCACGGGAGCCACCGGAAAGGTTGGGCGCGCCTTCATCTCGCGGCTGAGGCGCGAGGTGCCTGCGCCTGCCATTCGAGCGCTTTGCCACAACCGCAGGCTGACGGAGGAGGACGGGCTGTCCGTCGTCGTCGGCTCGATCTCCGATAGGACGGTCTGCCGCGAGGCCATGCGCGGGGTCACACACGTTGTCCATCTCGCCACCTGCAAGGAGACGCCGGACGAGGTCATGGACGTGACCGTCAAGGGCCTGTTCTGGCTTCTTGAGGAGTTCCGGCAGAGCCCGGACGCAGAGCGCTTCGTGCTGATCGGCGGCGACGCAGCCGTCGGGCATTTCTTCCATCGCCACCCCGCCCCGATCACCGAGGATGCGCCGCACATGGCCTATCCGGGCTGCTATGCGCTGTCCAAGGTGATCGAGGAGGTTATGGTCGAGCAGTACGGCATCCAGTACGGCATCGACTGGTGCTGCCTGCGCGCGCCGTGGATCATGGAGAAGGACGACTTCCGCTACAGCCTGTCCTTCGGCGACGACGTCTTCGGCGGACCGGACTGGAAGACGCTCGTTCCGCCGGACGTCGCGGAACGCTCGCTGCGCGAAGGTGCGGTGCCGCTGCTGCAGGAGGCGGATGGAACGCCGCTGAAACGCAACTTCGTGCATGTCGACGACCTGGTAGAGGCGATCGTGCTGGCCCTGACGGCGCCGGTCGCACGCCAGCGTCTCTACAACATCGCGATGGACGAGCCGGTGGACTACGGCGCAGTCGCCGCCCATCTCGCCGAGACGCGCGGCCTGCCGGCGACGCCGATCCGGGCATCTTATGTCAGCAACTGGTTGGACAACAGCCGCGCCAAGGCCGAACTCGGCTGGCGGCCGGCATATGACCTTCGACGATTGATCGATTCAGCCTGGGACTACGTTCGGCCGGCCGAAGAGCCGCGGCGGGTCTGGTATCCGGGGTGA
- a CDS encoding ABC transporter permease, whose product MAVTLQDTIDKQQHGAIGHVLASQTFWVFLAAVLAFGYLSLATTSFDTPQNLFNVARNCAFVGIIGLGMTAVIITGGIDLSVGAVLCLAGMVAGMMMSWNYPIWIAAPCALAAALACGFVNGFLIAHIGMPPFVVTLAMMSFARSVAMVLSGNQMVYQFGVDHAKMVAIGGGSTRGWFNTMAAAAGPDTALGGFFAWLGQNIFVPNPAIFLIVFALAFGFTFRWTRWGRHIFAIGGNEKAATLTGVPVKRIKVSVYMLSALMAGIAGILQVGWLGTITTGMGTGMELVVIAAVVIGGANLAGGGGTAFGAVVGAVLIEMIRNSLTLLGINPFWQGVFVGSFIITAVAFDRIRASRNPES is encoded by the coding sequence ATGGCCGTCACGCTTCAGGACACGATCGACAAGCAGCAGCACGGCGCGATCGGCCATGTGCTGGCGAGCCAGACCTTCTGGGTTTTCCTCGCGGCGGTGCTGGCGTTTGGCTATCTGTCTTTAGCCACGACGTCCTTCGACACGCCGCAGAACCTGTTCAACGTGGCGCGCAACTGCGCCTTCGTCGGGATCATCGGGCTCGGCATGACGGCGGTCATCATCACCGGCGGCATCGACCTTTCGGTCGGCGCGGTGCTCTGCCTCGCCGGCATGGTCGCCGGCATGATGATGAGCTGGAACTACCCGATCTGGATCGCCGCGCCCTGCGCGCTCGCGGCCGCGCTCGCCTGCGGCTTCGTCAACGGTTTCCTGATCGCCCATATCGGCATGCCGCCCTTCGTCGTCACGCTGGCGATGATGTCGTTCGCGCGCAGCGTCGCGATGGTGCTTTCGGGCAATCAGATGGTTTACCAGTTCGGCGTCGACCACGCGAAGATGGTGGCGATCGGCGGCGGCTCGACGCGCGGCTGGTTCAACACGATGGCCGCGGCCGCGGGACCAGACACGGCTCTCGGCGGTTTTTTCGCCTGGCTCGGCCAGAACATATTCGTCCCCAACCCGGCGATCTTCCTCATCGTCTTCGCGCTCGCCTTCGGCTTCACCTTCCGCTGGACGCGCTGGGGGCGCCACATCTTCGCGATCGGCGGCAACGAGAAGGCCGCCACCCTGACCGGCGTGCCGGTCAAGCGCATCAAGGTCAGCGTTTACATGCTCTCTGCACTGATGGCGGGCATTGCCGGCATCCTGCAGGTCGGCTGGCTGGGCACGATCACCACGGGCATGGGCACCGGCATGGAACTCGTCGTCATCGCGGCGGTGGTCATCGGCGGCGCCAATCTCGCCGGCGGCGGCGGCACCGCCTTCGGGGCGGTGGTCGGCGCGGTGTTGATAGAGATGATCCGCAACTCGCTGACCCTTCTCGGAATCAATCCTTTCTGGCAGGGAGTGTTCGTGGGGTCCTTCATCATCACAGCCGTCGCGTTCGACCGGATCCGGGCGAGCCGAAATCCGGAGAGCTGA
- a CDS encoding FadR/GntR family transcriptional regulator translates to MATKPRTIGREAPRIGGTFVHFSVANEIGQRIVRGDYPPGTILPNEAEWSAMFGVGRSVVREAIKMLMAKNLLASRPKIGSWVEPRERWNLLDREVLTWYAASPERRTFLKTVQEFRYIIEPEAAALASQRRSETQMEAISKACHEMGTARTLSERTAADTRFHLAILRAAGNELLLPLGALIDSALEGLFVFVTREVNDLRHAQDLHEEIERCIRLQRPEAARKAVRRLLANTDAVIATQDSGGSGVRSAVGAS, encoded by the coding sequence ATGGCGACGAAGCCGCGCACCATCGGACGGGAGGCCCCGCGCATTGGGGGAACCTTCGTGCATTTCTCGGTGGCCAACGAGATTGGGCAACGGATCGTCCGGGGCGACTATCCGCCGGGCACGATCCTGCCCAACGAAGCCGAATGGTCGGCGATGTTCGGCGTCGGCCGCTCGGTCGTGCGCGAGGCGATCAAGATGCTGATGGCCAAGAACCTGCTCGCGTCGCGGCCGAAGATCGGCAGCTGGGTGGAGCCGCGGGAGCGTTGGAACCTGCTCGACCGCGAAGTGCTCACCTGGTACGCGGCGTCGCCTGAGCGCCGCACCTTCCTCAAGACCGTGCAGGAGTTCCGCTACATCATCGAGCCGGAAGCCGCCGCGCTCGCCTCCCAGCGGCGCAGCGAGACCCAGATGGAAGCGATCAGCAAGGCCTGCCACGAAATGGGCACGGCCCGGACACTGAGCGAGCGCACCGCTGCGGATACACGCTTTCATCTGGCAATCCTGCGCGCGGCCGGCAACGAACTGCTGCTGCCGCTGGGCGCCCTGATCGACTCGGCCCTGGAAGGGCTGTTCGTCTTCGTTACCCGCGAGGTCAACGACCTGCGCCATGCGCAGGACCTGCATGAGGAGATCGAACGCTGCATCCGCCTGCAGCGCCCTGAGGCGGCGCGCAAGGCCGTGAGGCGGCTGCTTGCCAATACGGATGCCGTCATCGCCACCCAGGATTCCGGAGGATCGGGCGTCCGCAGCGCCGTCGGCGCATCATGA
- a CDS encoding aldo/keto reductase yields MKASDTVALRATRPVPLTRMGFGGAPLGNLYRRISEDDAQGALQAAWAAGIRYFDTAPQYGLGRSEQRFGAAIRSWDRRALTLSTKIGRLLVDCAPDEVTPEAFVDVPQKRIVFDYSYDGVMRSHEASLQRLGVNAVDILLVHDVDTFSQGSADAADARVRELFDRGGYRALIELRDAGVVKAIGAGVNEWQVCEQLLGLGDFDCFLLAGRYTLLEQEALESFLPLCVQRDVGIILGGPYNSGILATGAVDGARYNYAPAPPEVMERVRRIEAVCAAHGVRLIEAALQFVMGHPAVRTVIPGAVSAAEVEANVEIFSRPLPAALWSDLKSAGLLRSDAPVPEEH; encoded by the coding sequence ATGAAGGCTTCCGACACTGTCGCCCTGCGCGCCACGCGCCCCGTTCCCCTGACGCGGATGGGGTTCGGCGGGGCGCCGCTCGGCAACCTTTATCGCAGGATCTCGGAAGACGATGCACAGGGTGCGCTGCAAGCGGCGTGGGCCGCCGGCATCCGCTACTTCGACACCGCCCCCCAATACGGCCTCGGCCGGTCCGAGCAGCGCTTCGGCGCCGCGATCCGGAGCTGGGACCGCCGGGCGCTGACGCTGTCCACCAAGATCGGGCGGCTTCTGGTCGACTGCGCGCCGGACGAGGTGACGCCCGAGGCCTTTGTCGACGTCCCACAGAAGCGCATCGTGTTCGACTATTCCTACGACGGCGTGATGCGCAGCCACGAGGCAAGCCTGCAAAGGCTCGGTGTCAATGCCGTCGACATCCTCCTGGTGCACGATGTCGACACGTTCTCGCAGGGCAGTGCGGACGCCGCCGACGCCCGCGTACGCGAATTGTTCGACCGAGGCGGCTATCGGGCCCTGATCGAGCTGCGCGATGCGGGCGTGGTCAAGGCAATCGGCGCCGGCGTGAACGAATGGCAGGTCTGCGAACAGTTGCTCGGCCTCGGCGACTTCGACTGCTTCCTGCTGGCCGGCCGCTACACGCTGCTCGAGCAGGAGGCGCTGGAGAGCTTTCTGCCGCTTTGCGTGCAGCGGGACGTCGGCATCATTCTGGGCGGCCCCTACAATTCCGGCATCCTCGCCACCGGAGCCGTGGATGGCGCGCGCTACAACTACGCGCCTGCGCCGCCGGAGGTCATGGAGCGCGTCCGGCGCATCGAGGCTGTGTGCGCCGCGCACGGCGTCAGACTGATCGAGGCGGCGCTGCAATTCGTCATGGGTCACCCCGCCGTCCGCACCGTCATCCCCGGCGCCGTCAGTGCGGCCGAGGTCGAGGCCAATGTCGAAATCTTCTCGCGTCCGCTGCCCGCCGCGCTCTGGTCCGACCTGAAGAGCGCCGGCCTGCTCAGAAGCGACGCGCCGGTGCCGGAGGAACACTGA
- a CDS encoding amidohydrolase, with product MTRRIDAHQHFWRLSRGDYAWLTPDLHTIHRDFLPEDIKPLLRSNGISGTVLVQAAPTEAETEFMLSLARDHAFIEAVVGWVDFEAADAPARIAKLAADPKLKGLRPMIQDLPDDDWMLRPSLAPAFRALIGQGLVFDALVLPRHLTNLSVLLARHPGMRTIIDHCAKPAIAAGDIAGWAHDMRRLASETEAFCKLSGLVTEADAGWSVETLRPCVDFVLEHFGPDRLIWGSDWPVCLLASDYASWLEATDVLLGGCTDGERDAILGGNAIRAYGLAK from the coding sequence ATGACCAGGAGGATCGATGCGCATCAGCATTTCTGGCGGCTGTCGCGCGGCGACTACGCTTGGCTGACGCCGGACCTCCACACCATCCATCGCGACTTCCTGCCCGAGGATATCAAGCCCCTCCTCCGGAGCAACGGGATCTCCGGCACCGTTCTGGTGCAGGCCGCGCCGACCGAGGCGGAAACGGAGTTTATGCTGTCGCTCGCCCGGGACCACGCCTTCATCGAGGCCGTGGTCGGCTGGGTGGATTTCGAGGCTGCCGACGCGCCGGCCCGCATCGCTAAGCTCGCCGCCGACCCAAAGCTCAAGGGCCTGCGCCCGATGATCCAGGACTTGCCCGACGACGACTGGATGCTGCGCCCCAGCCTGGCGCCTGCCTTTCGCGCGCTGATCGGGCAGGGGCTCGTCTTCGACGCCCTCGTCCTACCGCGCCACCTGACCAATCTCTCCGTCTTGCTCGCCCGCCATCCCGGTATGCGCACAATCATCGACCATTGCGCAAAGCCGGCGATCGCGGCCGGCGATATTGCTGGCTGGGCACACGACATGCGGCGGCTCGCTTCCGAGACCGAGGCGTTCTGCAAGCTCTCGGGCCTCGTGACGGAGGCGGATGCTGGATGGTCGGTCGAGACGCTGCGCCCTTGCGTCGATTTCGTGCTCGAGCATTTCGGACCCGACCGGCTGATCTGGGGCAGCGACTGGCCGGTCTGCCTGCTCGCCTCCGACTACGCGTCATGGCTGGAGGCGACCGATGTCTTGCTGGGAGGCTGCACGGACGGCGAGCGCGACGCGATCCTCGGCGGCAACGCGATCCGCGCCTACGGGCTGGCGAAGTAG